From the genome of Pirellulales bacterium, one region includes:
- a CDS encoding glycosyltransferase, protein MTHLRADAPLRLLLAGANPQEHKHDVVRRNDIAAGFAEVLGKSAVANCRYESVARQILRDRPELVLLVGSILPDRCDYAAMRKSCDQVDARLAFWLQYDPYEFDAYVKIVGLADFIFSNDRWATMHYPRTAVWHLPLAANPLRFGHEPVQPWQGRNCDIFFCGLPYPNRLQLLRDLAPTLRSHHTVVRGTDWDTAEFPYCQNEYTQPEDLPALYASSRIVLNMGRNVSSANNRYQLDASTPGSRTFEAAMAGSCQLLFTDSLEVMDHFEVGEEILLFDDAQDFGAQLEMLLADSERACSIGAAARRRAMRDHTY, encoded by the coding sequence ATGACTCATCTTCGCGCCGATGCGCCCCTCCGGCTGTTGCTGGCTGGCGCCAATCCTCAAGAGCACAAGCACGACGTAGTCAGACGCAACGACATCGCCGCGGGCTTTGCCGAGGTTTTGGGAAAGTCCGCCGTGGCGAATTGCCGTTACGAATCGGTGGCGCGACAGATTCTGCGTGATCGACCCGAGCTAGTCCTGCTGGTCGGCTCGATTCTCCCCGATCGATGCGACTACGCCGCCATGCGCAAATCCTGCGACCAGGTAGACGCCCGGCTAGCCTTCTGGCTGCAATATGATCCCTACGAATTCGACGCTTACGTCAAGATCGTCGGCCTGGCGGATTTTATTTTCAGCAATGATCGCTGGGCAACGATGCACTATCCACGCACGGCGGTCTGGCATTTGCCGCTGGCTGCCAATCCCTTGCGATTTGGCCACGAACCGGTGCAGCCCTGGCAGGGCAGAAACTGCGACATTTTCTTTTGCGGATTGCCTTACCCGAATCGGTTGCAATTGCTGCGTGATTTGGCGCCGACGTTGCGGTCGCACCACACCGTGGTTCGCGGCACCGATTGGGACACCGCGGAGTTTCCCTACTGTCAAAACGAGTACACGCAGCCCGAGGATCTTCCCGCCTTGTACGCCTCGTCGCGCATCGTACTGAACATGGGGCGCAATGTGTCCTCCGCGAATAATCGTTATCAGCTTGATGCTTCGACTCCGGGCTCACGGACATTCGAAGCCGCGATGGCGGGCAGTTGCCAACTGCTGTTCACGGATTCGCTGGAAGTGATGGACCATTTTGAAGTCGGCGAAGAAATCTTGCTGTTTGACGATGCCCAAGATTTCGGGGCCCAGCTGGAAATGCTGCTGGCCGACAGCGAACGCGCTTGTTCGATCGGCGCGGCGGCACGCCGCCGCGCGATGCGCGATCACACGTAC